A genomic region of Mesorhizobium sp. NZP2077 contains the following coding sequences:
- a CDS encoding flagellar export protein FliJ, translating to MKSRENLVRLKQFQVNEKRRQLLQLDMMIAEFERMAVELELQITAEEKKAGITDINHFAYPTFAKAARLRRDNLRNSQGDLAQQRSAAESLLGEAEAELSKAEMLESRDTKIREAETGGRSAMIG from the coding sequence ATGAAGTCACGTGAAAACCTCGTTCGGCTGAAACAGTTTCAGGTGAATGAGAAGCGGCGGCAGCTGCTGCAGCTCGACATGATGATCGCCGAGTTCGAACGCATGGCCGTCGAACTGGAGCTTCAGATCACCGCCGAGGAAAAGAAAGCCGGCATCACCGACATCAATCATTTTGCCTATCCGACCTTCGCCAAGGCGGCACGCTTGCGCCGCGACAACCTCAGAAATTCACAAGGCGACCTCGCCCAACAGCGAAGCGCTGCCGAATCATTACTCGGCGAAGCTGAAGCGGAGCTTTCGAAGGCTGAAATGCTGGAATCGCGCGACACCAAGATTCGCGAGGCCGAAACCGGCGGCCGCAGCGCCATGATCGGCTGA
- a CDS encoding NADP-dependent oxidoreductase yields the protein MRAVIQNSVGGPDVLVIANQPDPTAKPGEVLVRVKAAGINPVDGAVRAGNYKLLGEPPFILGWDISGTVEALGAGVTGLKIGDEVFGMPRFPKQAAAYAELAAVPADEIVLKPKGADHVQAGALPLAGLTAWQGLVRHGALKPGQRVLVHAAAGGVGHLAVQIAKARGAYVIATASPNKLDFVRKLGADEIIDYTKGDFTSQLSDIDLVLEPMGGEHAERSLKVIRNGGVLVSLLNLNDSIKALASARDIRVERMSVVPDREGLVELGRLIDATKLTVHVAKSFPLEEAGAAHAFLAARPIGKVALTV from the coding sequence ATGCGTGCCGTTATTCAGAATTCCGTCGGCGGACCCGACGTCCTTGTCATTGCCAATCAGCCTGACCCAACGGCAAAGCCCGGCGAAGTGCTGGTCCGCGTCAAGGCCGCCGGCATCAATCCGGTCGATGGCGCCGTCCGCGCCGGTAATTACAAGCTGCTCGGCGAGCCGCCCTTCATCCTCGGCTGGGATATTTCGGGAACCGTCGAGGCGCTGGGCGCCGGCGTCACCGGCCTCAAGATCGGCGACGAAGTGTTCGGCATGCCGCGCTTCCCCAAGCAGGCGGCCGCCTATGCCGAACTGGCTGCCGTACCCGCCGACGAGATCGTGCTGAAGCCGAAAGGAGCGGACCACGTCCAGGCAGGCGCATTGCCGTTGGCCGGCCTGACCGCCTGGCAGGGCCTTGTCCGCCATGGCGCACTGAAACCGGGCCAGCGCGTGCTGGTGCATGCGGCGGCCGGCGGCGTCGGCCATCTGGCGGTGCAGATCGCCAAGGCGCGCGGCGCCTACGTCATCGCCACCGCCAGCCCGAACAAGCTCGATTTCGTCCGCAAGCTCGGCGCCGACGAGATCATCGACTACACCAAGGGTGATTTTACCAGTCAGCTCAGCGACATCGATCTGGTGCTGGAGCCAATGGGCGGCGAGCACGCCGAACGCTCGCTGAAGGTCATCAGGAATGGCGGCGTGCTGGTGTCCTTGCTGAACCTGAATGACTCCATCAAGGCGCTGGCCAGCGCCCGCGACATCCGGGTCGAGCGCATGTCCGTCGTGCCTGACCGCGAAGGCCTTGTGGAGCTTGGCCGGTTGATCGACGCGACCAAGCTCACCGTCCATGTGGCGAAGAGCTTCCCGCTCGAGGAGGCCGGTGCCGCACACGCCTTTCTCGCCGCCAGGCCGATCGGCAAAGTAGCGCTGACGGTCTGA
- the ctrA gene encoding cell cycle two-component system response regulator CtrA: protein MRVLLIEDDSATAQSIELMLKSESFNVYTTDLGEEGVDLGKLYDYDIILLDLNLPDMSGYEVLRTLRLSKVKTPILILSGMAGIEDKVRGLGFGADDYMTKPFHKDELVARIHAIVRRSKGHAQSVITTGDLVVNLDAKTVEVGGQRVHLTGKEYQMLELLSLRKGTTLTKEMFLNHLYGGMDEPELKIIDVFICKLRKKLDAASGGQNYIETVWGRGYVLREPEDIRVSA from the coding sequence ATGCGTGTTCTGCTGATAGAAGATGACAGTGCAACCGCACAAAGCATCGAACTGATGCTGAAATCGGAAAGTTTCAACGTCTATACGACGGACCTCGGCGAAGAGGGTGTCGATCTGGGCAAACTCTACGACTACGACATCATCCTTCTCGATCTCAATCTGCCCGACATGTCCGGCTACGAGGTCTTGAGAACGCTTCGCCTCTCCAAGGTAAAGACGCCCATCCTCATCCTCTCCGGCATGGCCGGCATTGAGGACAAGGTGCGCGGCCTCGGCTTCGGCGCTGATGACTACATGACCAAGCCGTTCCACAAGGACGAGCTGGTGGCGCGCATCCATGCCATCGTGCGGCGCTCCAAGGGCCACGCCCAGTCGGTCATCACCACCGGTGACCTGGTGGTCAATCTCGACGCCAAGACCGTTGAAGTCGGCGGCCAGCGCGTGCATCTCACCGGCAAGGAATACCAGATGCTGGAGCTGCTCTCGCTGCGCAAGGGCACCACGCTCACCAAGGAAATGTTCCTCAACCACCTCTATGGCGGCATGGACGAGCCGGAACTGAAGATCATCGACGTCTTCATCTGCAAGCTGCGCAAGAAGCTCGACGCCGCGTCCGGTGGCCAGAATTACATCGAGACGGTCTGGGGCCGCGGCTATGTGCTGCGCGAACCCGAGGACATCCGCGTCAGCGCCTGA
- a CDS encoding helix-turn-helix domain-containing protein codes for MDSDFESSFGYDAFRRTCASHTVLEMLASKWVYLVVCALRKGRLRNGELARKLEGITPKMLTQTLRVLERDGLVRREVFPVIPPRVEYELTELGQNLAALLTQIRAWAEQHAPDIKDARARAIAANEGDWAA; via the coding sequence ATGGATAGTGACTTCGAATCCTCTTTTGGTTATGACGCCTTCCGGCGGACATGTGCGTCGCACACCGTGCTGGAGATGCTGGCCAGCAAATGGGTCTACCTGGTGGTCTGCGCGCTGCGCAAAGGTCGGCTGCGCAATGGCGAGCTTGCACGCAAGCTCGAAGGCATCACGCCCAAGATGCTGACGCAGACATTGCGTGTGCTGGAGCGCGACGGCCTGGTGAGGCGCGAGGTCTTCCCGGTCATTCCGCCGCGCGTCGAATATGAATTGACCGAACTCGGCCAGAACTTGGCGGCACTCCTCACTCAGATCAGGGCATGGGCGGAGCAGCACGCGCCCGACATCAAGGATGCCCGCGCCAGGGCGATTGCCGCAAATGAAGGGGATTGGGCCGCTTAG
- a CDS encoding response regulator, whose amino-acid sequence MKRCMFVDDSSVIRKVAKRILAGSDMVVIEAASGLDALEMCAADMPDIIVVDGALPDVQAVDLIRRVRAMESPIRPQILISLVELDIASIMRAKRAGAQGYLLKPFNRPQLLERFRTLKIAA is encoded by the coding sequence ATGAAACGCTGCATGTTCGTCGACGACTCAAGCGTCATCAGGAAGGTTGCAAAACGCATCCTGGCCGGCTCCGACATGGTGGTTATCGAAGCAGCCAGCGGGCTAGACGCACTGGAGATGTGCGCCGCCGACATGCCCGATATCATCGTCGTCGACGGCGCCCTGCCCGACGTGCAGGCGGTTGACCTCATCCGCCGGGTGCGCGCCATGGAAAGCCCGATCAGGCCGCAGATCCTGATTTCGCTGGTCGAGCTCGATATCGCCTCGATCATGCGGGCCAAGCGCGCCGGCGCCCAGGGCTATCTGTTGAAGCCGTTCAATCGCCCGCAGTTGCTCGAGCGCTTTCGCACCCTGAAAATCGCTGCCTAA